Proteins co-encoded in one Archangium lipolyticum genomic window:
- the kdsB gene encoding 3-deoxy-manno-octulosonate cytidylyltransferase: MSSHRTLAVIPARYASTRFPGKPLALIAGRPMIEHVWRRCQEARVFDEVVVATDDARIQEAVARFGGTAVMTSPDCATGTDRVAEVARARPEVDVWINVQGDEPLVDPDSLRVLAGLFADPEVGMGTLVRPLDAIEAESPHVVKAVLALNGDALYFSRSTIPFLREPAEAAAVKRWAHLGLYGYRRETLLRLAGLSATPLEQSEKLEQLRALEHGIRIRCGKVAGRTVAVDVPEDVARVEEAMRG, from the coding sequence ATGTCCTCCCACCGCACCCTCGCCGTCATTCCCGCCCGCTACGCCAGCACGCGCTTTCCCGGCAAGCCCCTGGCCCTCATCGCCGGCCGGCCGATGATCGAGCACGTCTGGCGCCGCTGCCAGGAGGCGCGCGTCTTCGACGAGGTGGTGGTGGCCACCGACGACGCGCGCATCCAGGAGGCGGTGGCGCGCTTCGGCGGCACGGCGGTGATGACGTCGCCGGACTGCGCCACGGGCACGGACCGGGTGGCCGAGGTGGCGCGGGCCCGTCCGGAGGTGGACGTCTGGATCAACGTCCAGGGCGACGAGCCGCTGGTGGATCCGGATTCACTCCGGGTGTTGGCGGGCCTCTTCGCCGACCCGGAGGTGGGGATGGGTACGCTGGTGCGCCCGCTGGATGCCATCGAGGCGGAGAGCCCGCATGTGGTGAAGGCGGTGCTAGCGCTCAACGGAGACGCGCTCTACTTCAGCCGCAGCACCATCCCCTTCCTGCGCGAGCCGGCCGAGGCCGCGGCGGTGAAGCGCTGGGCGCACCTGGGGCTGTACGGCTACCGGCGCGAGACGCTGCTGCGGCTGGCGGGCCTGAGCGCCACGCCACTGGAGCAGTCTGAGAAGTTGGAACAACTCCGGGCCCTGGAGCACGGCATCCGCATCCGTTGCGGGAAGGTCGCGGGGCGCACGGTGGCGGTGGACGTGCCCGAGGACGTGGCCCGGGTGGAGGAGGCGATGCGCGGTTGA
- a CDS encoding ABC transporter ATP-binding protein: MSDAPKKPKFSRLTFRRILGLARPQARRLLAGTFFLLLASGLGLLYPKAIGYIIDEALGAKDHGLIDKAALAMVAVFIFQGVAMALRFYLFTTAGERVVTQLRQDLFASLMGQEVGFFDERKTGELTNRLASDTTVLQNTVSVNISMGLRNAAQALGGIALLFYTSPVLTGLMLAIVPAVAVGAVTYGRKVRGLSKEVQDALAAANEVAEESLSGIRTVRSFAAERHEVDRYRDTTERAFDVARRRVKQSSFFLAGASSAGYIASAVVLWYGGRLVLDGRMSVGSLTSFLIYSLMVAFALGALADLWADFMRASGAAERVFELIDRQPAIPASGGERLPSVQGRVEFQSVRFAYPTRPDVPVLQGIDMALAPGEVVAIVGPSGAGKSTIAAMLARMYDPQGGRVLLDGTELRTLDPEWLRQQVGTVAQEPMLFASSIADNIRYGRMDASDEEVEAAARAANAHDFISRFPEGYRTLVGERGVQLSGGQKQRIAIARAVLKNPRLLVLDEATSALDAESEHLVQEALERLMKGRTTLIIAHRLSTVIGADRVLVLEGGKVVQSGNHAALMGQDGLYRRLVERQFVAA, encoded by the coding sequence GTGTCCGACGCCCCCAAGAAACCCAAGTTCTCCCGCCTGACGTTCCGCCGCATCCTGGGCCTTGCCCGGCCCCAGGCGCGCAGACTCCTCGCCGGTACCTTCTTCCTGCTGCTCGCCAGTGGCCTGGGCCTGCTGTACCCCAAGGCCATCGGCTACATCATCGACGAGGCGCTCGGAGCCAAGGACCACGGCCTCATCGACAAGGCCGCCCTGGCCATGGTGGCCGTCTTCATCTTCCAGGGCGTGGCCATGGCCCTGCGCTTCTACCTCTTCACCACCGCGGGCGAGCGCGTGGTGACGCAACTGCGGCAGGACCTCTTCGCCAGCCTCATGGGCCAGGAGGTGGGCTTCTTCGACGAGCGCAAGACGGGTGAGCTCACCAACCGCCTCGCCTCGGACACCACGGTGCTGCAAAACACCGTGAGCGTGAACATTTCCATGGGGCTGCGCAACGCGGCGCAGGCGCTGGGCGGCATCGCGCTGCTCTTCTACACCTCGCCGGTGCTCACGGGGCTGATGCTGGCCATCGTGCCGGCGGTGGCGGTGGGGGCGGTGACGTACGGCCGCAAGGTGCGCGGGCTGTCCAAGGAAGTGCAGGACGCACTCGCCGCCGCCAACGAGGTGGCCGAGGAGAGCCTCTCCGGCATCCGCACCGTGCGCTCCTTCGCCGCCGAGCGCCACGAGGTGGATCGCTACCGCGACACCACCGAGCGCGCCTTCGACGTCGCGCGCCGCCGGGTGAAGCAGTCCTCCTTCTTCCTGGCCGGGGCCTCCTCGGCCGGCTACATCGCCTCGGCGGTGGTGCTCTGGTACGGCGGCCGTCTGGTGCTCGACGGCAGGATGTCCGTGGGCAGCCTCACCTCCTTCCTCATCTACTCGCTGATGGTGGCCTTCGCGCTGGGCGCCCTGGCGGACCTCTGGGCGGACTTCATGCGCGCCTCCGGCGCCGCCGAGCGCGTCTTCGAGCTCATCGACCGCCAGCCCGCCATCCCCGCCTCGGGCGGCGAGCGCCTGCCGTCCGTGCAGGGCCGCGTCGAGTTCCAGAGCGTGCGCTTCGCCTACCCCACGCGCCCGGACGTCCCGGTGCTCCAGGGCATCGACATGGCGCTCGCCCCGGGCGAGGTGGTGGCCATCGTCGGCCCCTCGGGCGCGGGCAAGTCCACCATCGCCGCCATGCTGGCGCGCATGTATGACCCGCAGGGCGGGCGCGTGCTGCTGGACGGCACGGAGCTGCGCACGCTCGACCCCGAGTGGCTGCGCCAGCAGGTGGGAACGGTGGCCCAGGAGCCGATGCTCTTCGCCTCCTCCATCGCCGACAACATCCGCTACGGCCGCATGGACGCCTCGGACGAAGAGGTGGAGGCCGCCGCGCGCGCCGCCAACGCGCACGACTTCATCTCCCGCTTCCCCGAGGGCTACCGCACCCTGGTGGGCGAGCGCGGCGTGCAGCTGTCCGGTGGGCAGAAGCAGCGCATCGCCATCGCCCGCGCGGTGCTCAAGAATCCGCGCCTGCTGGTGCTGGACGAGGCGACGAGCGCGCTCGACGCGGAGAGCGAGCACCTGGTGCAGGAGGCCCTGGAGCGGCTGATGAAGGGCCGCACCACCCTCATCATCGCCCACCGCCTGTCCACGGTGATCGGCGCGGACCGCGTGCTGGTGCTGGAGGGCGGCAAGGTGGTGCAGAGCGGCAACCACGCCGCGCTCATGGGCCAGGACGGCCTCTACCGCCGCCTGGTGGAACGCCAGTTCGTGGCCGCTTGA